A window from Nothobranchius furzeri strain GRZ-AD chromosome 17, NfurGRZ-RIMD1, whole genome shotgun sequence encodes these proteins:
- the slc1a3a gene encoding solute carrier family 1 member 3a, with amino-acid sequence MTQSNGENAQRTRGGLHQIRAGIQSRSLQAKKTVENIKQDDVKSFCVKNAFVILTVTAVITGIILGFALRPYKMSYREVKYFSFPGELLMRMLQMLVLPLLVSSLITGIAALDSRASGKMGMRAVIYYTTTTVIAVFIGIVMVLIIHPGKGSKDEFTKQQQIEQVSPADAFLDLIRNMFPPNLVEACTKQFKTQYAKRVIHVTVTVNDTLIMQNGSQQLAQEEMIPVPGSVNGINALGLVVFSICFGLIIGNMREQGQPLKDFFDCLNEAIMRLVAIIMWYAPIGILFLIAGKIVEMDDITSMGGQLGMYTVTVICGLLIHAIVVLPTLYFVITRKNPFVFIGGLLQALVTALGTSSSSATLPITFKCLEENNMVDKRVTRFVLPVGATINMDGTALYEALAAIFIAQVNAYDLNFGQILTISITATAASIGAAGIPQAGLVTMVIVLTSVGLPTDDITLIIAVDWFLDRLRTTTNVLGDSIGAGIVEHLSRHELRKKDTEMGNSVVEEADKKPYQLISQENEYENESPADSETKM; translated from the exons ATGACCCAAAGCAACGGGGAAAACGCTCAGAGGACCCGGGGTGGTCTGCATCAGATCCGAGCTGGCATCCAGTCCCGGTCCCTGCAGGCCAAAAAGACGGTGGAGAACATCAAGCAGGATGACGTGAAGAGCTTCTGCGTTAAAAACGCTTTTGTCATTCTAACGGTTACAGCTGTCATTACAG GTATAATTTTGGGGTTTGCCCTGCGGCCGTATAAAATGTCTTACCGCGAGGTGAAGTACTTCTCGTTCCCTGGAGAGCTGCTGATGAGAATGCTCCAGATGCTGGTGCTGCCGCTGCTGGTTTCCAGTCTTATCACAG GTATTGCTGCTTTGGACAGCCGTGCCTCTGGTAAAATGGGGATGAGGGCAGTGATCTACTACACCACAACAACTGTCATCGCTGTGTTCATCGGTATTGTCATGGTGCTCATTATTCACCCTGGAAAAGGATCAAAGGATGAGTTCACCAAGCAgcagcagatagagcaggtcagCCCTGCTGATGCCTTCCTGGATCTGATCAG aaacatGTTTCCTCCAAATCTTGTGGAAGCTTGCACCAAACAG TTCAAGACACAGTATGCCAAGAGAGTAATCCATGTGACAGTTACGGTGAATGACACATTGATCATGCAGAATGGTAGCCAGCAACTAGCCCAGGAGGAGATGATCCCAGTGCCGGGATCAGTCAATGGAATCAACGCACTGGGTCTGGTGGTGTTCTCCATCTGCTTCGGCCTGATCATCGGTAACATGAGGGAACAGGGACAACCCTTAAAAGACTTCTTCGACTGCCTCAACGAGGCCATCATGAGGCTGGTGGCCATAATAATGTG GTATGCTCCTATCGGTATCTTGTTCCTGATTGCTGGTAAGATTGTGGAAATGGATGACATCACATCTATGGGTGGCCAACTGGGAATGTACACAGTGACGGTCATTTGTGGCCTCCTCATCCACGCCATCGTTGTCCTGCCAACACTCTACTTTGTGATCACCAGAAAGAACCCGTTTGTGTTCATCGGCGGGCTGCTGCAGGCCCTCGTAACTGCTCTTGGAACCTCTTCTAG TTCTGCCACATTGCCCATCACCTTTAAATGTCTGGAGGAAAACAATATGGTGGACAAGCGCGTGACCCGTTTTGTGCTCCCTGTTGGTGCCACCATAAACATGGATGGTACCGCTCTATACGAAGCCCTGGCAGCCATCTTTATTGCCCAGGTCAATGCTTATGACCTTAACTTTGGACAGATTCTCACCATCAG TATCACAGCCACAGCAGCCAGTATTGGAGCAGCTGGAATACCTCAGGCTGgtctggttaccatggtgattgtGCTAACGTCTGTAGGGCTTCCGACCGATGACATCACACTGATCATTGCCGTTGACTGGTTCCT CGACCGACTGCGCACCACCACTAACGTCCTTGGTGACTCCATCGGCGCTGGCATAGTCGAGCATCTGTCTCGCCATGAGTTGAGAAAGAAGGACACGGAGATGGGCAACTCAGTGGTGGAAGAGGCAGACAAGAAGCCATACCAGCTGATTTCCCAGGAGAACGAGTACGAGAACGAAAGTCCTGCTGACAGCGAGACCAAGATGTAG
- the LOC107394028 gene encoding G-protein coupled receptor-associated protein LMBRD2B isoform X2 — MSAAAFSVVVFVVFLLALYLLQRYGDLRKQQRMVLLGTHLSWYLCFLIVFVLPLDVSTTIYNQCIHDSLNHTPSVSQARLLNQHNTNSTFKTSVPKVCEEPWSYIADGILPVFWRVVYWTSQFLTWLLLPFMQSYSQSGAFSTVGKIKTALIENAIYYGTYLLIFIALLFYVAAHPKWKLSWTAIQTIGITAANTWGLFLLVLLLSYGLVEIPRSYWFSSSNDFLLAKTYFKVAKLATEKAAAEENLADVMEEVADASVSVRFNHSLRKCVDTILTKCPDKYREEMGSNVESSQNNNRILPTKTGLVNLHKKVISAVQTESRTWVQWCILLDQIFHLEDVAKNQSCPQRIFTHSFPSAHHSWIQRFIYTPTVEWYWECVCRRVFYRLLAVILALLSAAVIWSECTFFSTHPVLSLFAVFVHKAEQQHIYISMEMLCFVIILFMCVCVYSTVFRIRFFNYYHLVPHHQTDAYSLQFSGMLFCRLTPPLCLNFLGLIHMDSAVSHQDRIQTSYMSIMGSTRLLPVISDGFYIYYPMLVLLLCVATFYNLGSRCLNLLGFHQYINDNDMTSDLVDEGKELIRRERRKRQKAEDGENRRWAWRQRYSVQAASGRTRAGYTELGDDQNSFVPETFMVNRRDGNIEEQLTRLLQDNSSDDGLPNMRLLW; from the exons ATGAGTGCTGCTGCCTTTTCTGTGGtggtgtttgttgttttcctcctgGCCCTCTACCTCCTCCAGCGTTATGGGGATTTGCGGAAGCAGCAGCGGATGGTCCTGTTGGGGACGCATCTGTCCTGGTACCTTTGCTTCCTCATCGTGTTTGTTCTGCCACTTGACGTCAGCACG ACCATTTACAACCAGTGCATTCATGACAGTTTAAACCACACTCCCTCTGTTTCTCAAGCAAGACTATTAAATCAGCACAACACCAACTCAACATTTAAAACAAG tGTACCTAAGGTATGTGAGGAGCCCTGGAGTTACATTGCAGACGGTATCCTGCCAGTGTTTTGGAGAGTGGTTTATTGGACTTCCCAGTTTCTCACATG gctgtTGTTGCCATTCATGCAGTCTTACTCACAGTCAGGAGCATTCTCTACGGTTGGAAAGATTAAAACAGCTCTCATTGAAAATGCCATCTATTACGGCACCTACCTCCTTATCTTCATCGCTCTGCTGTTCTACGTCGCCGCTCACCCAAAGTGGAAACTCTCTTG GACAGCGATCCAGACCATCGGTATCACAGCTGCCAACACCTGGGGCCTTTTCCTTTTGGTGCTGTTGCTAAGTTACGGCCTGGTGGAGATCCCACGTTCTTATTGGTTCTCATCCTCCAACGATTTTCTGCTGGCCAAAACTTACTTTAAGGTAGCAAAACTGGCTACAGAGAAGGCAGCAGCAGAGGAGAACCTAGCAGATGTTATGGAG GAAGTTGCAGATGCCAGTGTGTCTGTCAGGTTCAACCACAGTCTTAGGAAGTGCGTGGACACTATTTTGACAAAG TGTCCCGATAAGTATCGAGAAGAGATGGGAAGCAACGTGGAAAGTTCTCAGAACAACAACCGTATTCTCCCAACTAAAACAGGCTTAGTTAACCTTCATAAGAAA GTCATTTCTGCTGTGCAGACAGAGAGTCGGACTTGGGTTCAGTGGTGCATCTTGTTAGATCAGATCTTTCATCTGGAAGATGTAGCAAAAAACCAGAGCTGCCCACAGCGAATCTTCACCCACAGCTTCCCATCAGCCCACCACAGCTGGATCCAGAGGTTCATCTATACCCCGACTGTAG AGTGGTACTGGGAGTGTGTGTGCAGACGTGTGTTCTACAGGCTGCTGGCGGTGATCCTGGCTCTCCTCTCTGCAGCTGTCATCTGGTCCGAGTGCACCTTCTTCAGCACACACCCAGTCCTCTCTCTGTTTGCTGTTTTTGTTCACAAGGCTGAACAGCAACACATTTATATTAGCATGGAA ATGCTGTGCTTTGTGATCATCCtcttcatgtgtgtgtgcgtctacTCCACAGTCTTCAGGATACGGTTTTTTAACTACTATCACCTGGTGCCACATCACCAGACGGACGCTTACAGCCTGCAGTTCAGCGGCAT gCTGTTTTGTCGTCTGACCCCTCCTTTATGTCTCAACTTTCTTGGTCTGATTCATATGGACTCTGCCGTCTCACACCAGGACAGAATACAGACATCCTACATGTCT ATAATGGGCTCGACGCGACTGCTGCCAGTCATTTCTGATGGGTTCTACATTTATTACCccatgctggtcctgctgctctgtgtTGCCACGTTTTATAA CCTGGGCTCCCGCTGTTTGAACCTCCTGGGCTTCCATCAGTACATCAACGATAACGACATGACCTCTGACCTAGTGGATGAAGGCAAAGAACTTATCAGGAGAG AAAGaagaaaaagacagaaagcagAAGACGGAGAAAATCGAAGATGG GCCTGGAGACAGCGGTACAGCGTCCAGGCAGCCTCAGGACGCACCAGAGCTGGTTACACAGAGCTGGGCGATGATCAGAACAGCTTTGTACCAGAAA CATTCATGGTCAACAGAAGAGATGGAAATATAGAAGAGCAGCTCACACGCTTACTGCAGGACAACTCCAGTGATGATGGCTTGCCAAATATGAG GCTTCTTTGGTGA
- the LOC107394028 gene encoding G-protein coupled receptor-associated protein LMBRD2B isoform X1: MSAAAFSVVVFVVFLLALYLLQRYGDLRKQQRMVLLGTHLSWYLCFLIVFVLPLDVSTTIYNQCIHDSLNHTPSVSQARLLNQHNTNSTFKTSVPKVCEEPWSYIADGILPVFWRVVYWTSQFLTWLLLPFMQSYSQSGAFSTVGKIKTALIENAIYYGTYLLIFIALLFYVAAHPKWKLSWTAIQTIGITAANTWGLFLLVLLLSYGLVEIPRSYWFSSSNDFLLAKTYFKVAKLATEKAAAEENLADVMEEVADASVSVRFNHSLRKCVDTILTKCPDKYREEMGSNVESSQNNNRILPTKTGLVNLHKKVISAVQTESRTWVQWCILLDQIFHLEDVAKNQSCPQRIFTHSFPSAHHSWIQRFIYTPTVEWYWECVCRRVFYRLLAVILALLSAAVIWSECTFFSTHPVLSLFAVFVHKAEQQHIYISMEMLCFVIILFMCVCVYSTVFRIRFFNYYHLVPHHQTDAYSLQFSGMLFCRLTPPLCLNFLGLIHMDSAVSHQDRIQTSYMSIMGSTRLLPVISDGFYIYYPMLVLLLCVATFYNLGSRCLNLLGFHQYINDNDMTSDLVDEGKELIRRERRKRQKAEDGENRRWAWRQRYSVQAASGRTRAGYTELGDDQNSFVPETFMVNRRDGNIEEQLTRLLQDNSSDDGLPNMRSTGGRNLTLSLPVAGFFGDV, encoded by the exons ATGAGTGCTGCTGCCTTTTCTGTGGtggtgtttgttgttttcctcctgGCCCTCTACCTCCTCCAGCGTTATGGGGATTTGCGGAAGCAGCAGCGGATGGTCCTGTTGGGGACGCATCTGTCCTGGTACCTTTGCTTCCTCATCGTGTTTGTTCTGCCACTTGACGTCAGCACG ACCATTTACAACCAGTGCATTCATGACAGTTTAAACCACACTCCCTCTGTTTCTCAAGCAAGACTATTAAATCAGCACAACACCAACTCAACATTTAAAACAAG tGTACCTAAGGTATGTGAGGAGCCCTGGAGTTACATTGCAGACGGTATCCTGCCAGTGTTTTGGAGAGTGGTTTATTGGACTTCCCAGTTTCTCACATG gctgtTGTTGCCATTCATGCAGTCTTACTCACAGTCAGGAGCATTCTCTACGGTTGGAAAGATTAAAACAGCTCTCATTGAAAATGCCATCTATTACGGCACCTACCTCCTTATCTTCATCGCTCTGCTGTTCTACGTCGCCGCTCACCCAAAGTGGAAACTCTCTTG GACAGCGATCCAGACCATCGGTATCACAGCTGCCAACACCTGGGGCCTTTTCCTTTTGGTGCTGTTGCTAAGTTACGGCCTGGTGGAGATCCCACGTTCTTATTGGTTCTCATCCTCCAACGATTTTCTGCTGGCCAAAACTTACTTTAAGGTAGCAAAACTGGCTACAGAGAAGGCAGCAGCAGAGGAGAACCTAGCAGATGTTATGGAG GAAGTTGCAGATGCCAGTGTGTCTGTCAGGTTCAACCACAGTCTTAGGAAGTGCGTGGACACTATTTTGACAAAG TGTCCCGATAAGTATCGAGAAGAGATGGGAAGCAACGTGGAAAGTTCTCAGAACAACAACCGTATTCTCCCAACTAAAACAGGCTTAGTTAACCTTCATAAGAAA GTCATTTCTGCTGTGCAGACAGAGAGTCGGACTTGGGTTCAGTGGTGCATCTTGTTAGATCAGATCTTTCATCTGGAAGATGTAGCAAAAAACCAGAGCTGCCCACAGCGAATCTTCACCCACAGCTTCCCATCAGCCCACCACAGCTGGATCCAGAGGTTCATCTATACCCCGACTGTAG AGTGGTACTGGGAGTGTGTGTGCAGACGTGTGTTCTACAGGCTGCTGGCGGTGATCCTGGCTCTCCTCTCTGCAGCTGTCATCTGGTCCGAGTGCACCTTCTTCAGCACACACCCAGTCCTCTCTCTGTTTGCTGTTTTTGTTCACAAGGCTGAACAGCAACACATTTATATTAGCATGGAA ATGCTGTGCTTTGTGATCATCCtcttcatgtgtgtgtgcgtctacTCCACAGTCTTCAGGATACGGTTTTTTAACTACTATCACCTGGTGCCACATCACCAGACGGACGCTTACAGCCTGCAGTTCAGCGGCAT gCTGTTTTGTCGTCTGACCCCTCCTTTATGTCTCAACTTTCTTGGTCTGATTCATATGGACTCTGCCGTCTCACACCAGGACAGAATACAGACATCCTACATGTCT ATAATGGGCTCGACGCGACTGCTGCCAGTCATTTCTGATGGGTTCTACATTTATTACCccatgctggtcctgctgctctgtgtTGCCACGTTTTATAA CCTGGGCTCCCGCTGTTTGAACCTCCTGGGCTTCCATCAGTACATCAACGATAACGACATGACCTCTGACCTAGTGGATGAAGGCAAAGAACTTATCAGGAGAG AAAGaagaaaaagacagaaagcagAAGACGGAGAAAATCGAAGATGG GCCTGGAGACAGCGGTACAGCGTCCAGGCAGCCTCAGGACGCACCAGAGCTGGTTACACAGAGCTGGGCGATGATCAGAACAGCTTTGTACCAGAAA CATTCATGGTCAACAGAAGAGATGGAAATATAGAAGAGCAGCTCACACGCTTACTGCAGGACAACTCCAGTGATGATGGCTTGCCAAATATGAG ATCCACCGGTGGACGTAACCTCACGCTGTCACTTCCTGTTGCAGGCTTCTTTGGTGATGTCTGA